From Arachis stenosperma cultivar V10309 chromosome 2, arast.V10309.gnm1.PFL2, whole genome shotgun sequence, one genomic window encodes:
- the LOC130963229 gene encoding serine/threonine-protein phosphatase 7 long form homolog, with translation MRDNPDRLCRLDGVAHIVEVINDEPQRCISSMRRQQGMQLDERYVSYLQMAGLDHLARLNERWFRLDEPLVSAFVEQWRPETHTFHMPFGECTITLQDIAYQLGLLVDGRYVNGCLTDFQTYIQGGRPAWVCCQELLGVLPPANQIQKFALNCSWFQETFGESPEGADEETVRRYARAYIMMLLGTQLFADKSGNRIHIRWLPYVVRLEDKGGYSWGSAALAWLYQCMCRVANRYVVKLAGLLQLLQSWIFWRFTGFRPAGYDTFSWPLASRWSGHNPSASEKGPRVQMLRLRIDLLQAGDFIWMSALPTSFRLCIQWHQIDRVLPQFGGIQRHPQPALNIDFLMSKDGRGGDRWFPYSLHFWHLHWESRADHVLRFDVVADSGPSHDFLDWWVQHGKRFLSPKMYLGDPRAVPISVEAMQRGAEQVPEMDRVDDVPDRRTLCHILPK, from the exons ATGAGGGATAATCCAGACAGACTATGTCGTTTGGATGGAGTTGCTCATATAGTCGAGGTCATCAACGACGAG CCTCAGCGGTGCATCTCGAGCATGCGACGGCAGCAGGGCATGCAACTCGACGAGAGGTACGTTTCGTACTTGCAGATGGCGGGATTAGACCATCTTGCGAGACTGAACGAGAGATGGTTCAGATTGGATGAGCCCCTTGTCAGTGCTTTCGTCGAGCAGTGGCGTCCGGAGACGCACACATTTCACATGCCGTTCGGGGAGTGCACAATCACACTGCAGGACATAGCGTACCAGTTGGGATTACTGGTCGACGGACGTTATGTCAATGGTTGCTTGACGGATTTCCAAACATATATCCAGGGTGGCCGTCCAGCTTGGGTGTGTTGCCAGGAGTTGCTCGGTGTGTTACCTCCTGCAAACCAAATCCAGAAGTTTGCACTGAACTGCAGCTGGTTCCAGGAGACGTTTGGAGAGTCCCCTGAGGGAGCCGACGAGGAGACAGTCAGGCGTTATGCTCGGGCCTATATCATGATGCTGTTAGGCACTCAGCTGTTTGCCGACAAGTCCGGCAACCGTATTCACATTAGGTGGCTACCCTACGTGGTTAGGCTTGAGGATAAGGGTGGCTACAGCTGGGGGTCGGCAGCACTCGCGTGGTTGTACCAATGCATGTGCCGAGTGGCCAACAGATATGTTGTGAAGTTAGCCGGTCTGTTACAGCTACTTCAGTCTTGGATCTTCTGGCGCTTTACTGGGTTTAGACCTGCTGGGTATGATACGTTCAGCTGGCCCTTGGCCTCGAG ATGGTCAGGTCACAACCCTTCTGCCAGCGAGAAGGGACCTAGAGTGCAGATGTTGAGGCTGAGGATAGACCTGTTACAGGCTGGGGAT TTTATTTGGATGTCGGCTCTCCCGACGTCCTTCAGGTTGTGCATCC AGTGGCACCAGATTGATCGGGTGCTACCGCAGTTCGGTGGAATACAGCGCCACCCCCAGCCCGCCCTAAACATTGACTTTCTGATGTCGAAGGATGGCAGAGGTGGTGATCGTTGGTTCCCATATAGTTTGCATTTCTGGCATTTGCATTGGGAGAGCCGTGCAGATCATGTTCTCCGGTTTGATGTTGTGGCAGACTCAGGTCCTTCACATGACTTCTTGGATTGGTGGGTTCAGCATGGTAAGAGATTCCTGTCACCTAAGATGTACCTTGGGGATCCGAGAGCCGTACCTATTTCGGTCGAGGCGATGCAGAGGGGTGCCGAACAAGTGCCTGAGATGGATCGTGTTGACGACGTTCCAGATCGACGTACATTATGTCATATTTTGCCTAAGTAG
- the LOC130962190 gene encoding uncharacterized protein LOC130962190, whose protein sequence is MSLYDEFKEILKIQKFRRLVSYTGFYCFATLISYAYVSNTTRAGYSRADQFYASYPAGTELLTDSSKLYKAALGNCFEAEEWGPIEFCIMAKHFDRQGKAPYAYHSKYMAHLLSLGQLDGSG, encoded by the exons ATGAGTCTCTATGATGAATTCAAAGAGATACTAAAGATTCAGAAGTTTCGAAGATTGGTGTCATATACTGGATTCTACTGCTTTGCCACACTCATAAGCTATGCCTATGTTAGCAATAC AACCCGGGCTGGATATTCCAGAGCCGATCAATTCTACGCATCATACCCGGCTGGTACTGAGCTTTTAACAGATTCTTCCAAG TTGTACAAAGCTGCTCTTGGAAACTGCTTTGAAGCTGAAGAGTGGGGTCCAATTGAGTTCTGCATCATGGCCAAACACTTCGATCGTCAGGGGAAGGCTCCATATGCATACCATTCA AAATACATGGCACACTTGCTTTCACTTGGACAGCTTGATGGAAGTGGTTAA
- the LOC130963230 gene encoding protein FAR-RED ELONGATED HYPOCOTYL 3-like — translation MLDARFRGLSQSHRAVKEGNLHQINSMRKSGMRVPTIFRAFANQLGEFETVGFEIKNIYNTIEKQRRAGATDAEATLKFLETLRTTDSGMFWKYSLDVDKRLEHLFWCDGTGRYDYNVFGDVLGFDARYGRNKYKCPLVIFLGVDHHMRTVVFGCAILSNESEGSYVWLLRAFLETMKGKQPKFVITDEDLTMRSAVSTVFPGAHKRLCSWHLLRNATARVGRLGFLRKFRRLMGDLEVDEFERIWTDSVADHGLEDHPRIAEMYAKKHSWSNAHIRGKFFTRLKTTSRCEALNMQLEKFIHNGYNLREFVEHFQHYLKFMRRRELVADYKSAYDEPVVKTKLKAIEQFAATVYIREVFELFREVLMLASNARVVSTKRTSACVLFEVAMYCKQRSWVVSWAEEDDEFSCSCQRMESFGLPCIHMVGVLVYLNITAIPRSLILELWTKRAKQPCAPSDGTRVGEIPDAAYMSMHAAMLDDCRELVNLSCRFFEDYVDFKTRLANECQSLRDKRRQRLGVAEEASRVSVLDPLRVRYKGCGRRVVTSQGMFCRVQRCRLCGKGGHDSRKCQQSSMGKNIESFEAGAAYDSMEAGDRGEDYYEFE, via the coding sequence ATGCTGGATGCGAGGTTCAGGGGTCTGTCGCAGTCACACAGAGCAGTCAAGGAAGGCAATTTGCACCAAATCAATTCCATGAGAAAATCTGGGATGCGGGTGCCGACGATTTTCCGCGCCTTTGCCAATCAGTTAGGAGAATTTGAGACTGTTGGGTTCGAGATAAAGAACATATATAATACGATAGAGAAGCAAAGGCGGGCTGGCGCGACAGATGCTGAGGCCACGTTAAAGTTCTTGGAAACTCTAAGGACCACTGATTCTGGGATGTTCTGGAAGTACTCGCTGGATGTTGACAAGAGGCTGGAACATCTCTTCTGGTGCGATGGTACAGGTCGTTATGACTACAACGTGTTCGGAGATGTCCTGGGATTTGATGCAAGGTACGGTCGTAACAAATACAAGTGCCCTTTGGTAATATTCTTAGGGGTGGACCATCATATGAGGACGGTGGTGTTCGGCTGCGCCATCTTGAGCAACGAGAGCGAAGGAAGCTATGTGTGGTTGTTACGGGCATTTCTTGAGACAATGAAAGGAAAACAGCCGAAGTTTGTTATCACGGACGAGGACCTCACCATGAGGAGTGCGGTTAGTACAGTTTTCCCCGGTGCACATAAGAGATTGTGTAGCTGGCATTTGTTAAGGAATGCCACTGCTAGAGTTGGACGGCTGGGTTTTCTTAGGAAATTCCGTCGCTTAATGGGAGATCTAGAGGTTGACGAATTTGAGAGAATATGGACGGACAGCGTGGCAGACCACGGGTTGGAGGATCATCCGCGGATAGCGGAGATGTATGCAAAGAAGCATTCATGGTCTAATGCGCATATCCGGGGGAAATTCTTCACAAGACTGAAGACGACATCGAGGTGCGAGGCCTTGAATATGCAGCTTGAAAAATTTATACACAACGGGTACAATCTGAGGGAGTTTGTGGAGCACTTccaacactatctgaaattcatgAGGAGAAGAGAACTAGTGGCAGACTACAAGTCTGCGTACGACGAGCCTGTTGTAAAAACAAAACTCAAAGCCATTGAGCAGTTCGCTGCGACGGTTTATATAAGAGAGGTTTTTGAACTGTTTCGGGAGGTGCTGATGCTAGCCAGCAATGCTAGAGTCGTGTCCACCAAGAGGACGAGCGCTTGTGTTTTGTTCGAGGTTGCAATGTACTGCAAGCAGAGATCATGGGTCGTGTCGTGGGCCGAGGAAGACGACGAATTCAGTTGCTCTTGTCAGCGGATGGAGTCCTTCGGACTTCCTTGTATCCACATGGTTGGGGTTCTAGTTTATCTAAACATAACAGCTATCCCTAGAAGCCTAATACTTGAACTATGGACAAAGAGGGCAAAGCAGCCGTGTGCACCCAGCGATGGAACACGTGTTGGGGAGATCCCAGACGCGGCATACATGAGCATGCACGCGGCAATGTTGGATGATTGCAGGGAGCTGGTTAACCTGTCTTGCCGGTTCTTCGAGGACTACGTGGACTTTAAAACAAGGTTGGCAAATGAGTGCCAATCCCTGCGGGACAAACGTCGCCAAAGGCTGGGTGTTGCTGAGGAGGCCAGCAGGGTATCTGTTCTGGACCCGTTGCGGGTAAGGTACAAAGGATGCGGTCGAAGAGTTGTCACCTCCCAGGGTATGTTCTGCCGTGTTCAAAGGTGTCGACTGTGTGGAAAGGGTGGACACGATTCTCGCAAGTGTCAACAATCAAGTATGGGGAAGAACATCGAAAGTTTTGAGGCTGGCGCAGCTTACGATAGCATGGAAGCAGGAGATAGGGGTGAGGACTACTACGAATTTGAGTGA